In Amyelois transitella isolate CPQ chromosome 5, ilAmyTran1.1, whole genome shotgun sequence, one DNA window encodes the following:
- the LOC106139527 gene encoding probable G-protein coupled receptor Mth-like 1, giving the protein MWRSLIVLCLWWTASGGVRQPPLTVPLCCPAEHALAAAALQTQILGSADAARACTPVDAPVTWTPRVFAPARGALLPRLPANWKLGGGMLPECGPLRVLHEHAAPYALLANNGSLWVRDAALLLPPARYCADAAAALVCLEDAPQPPSKCCQQGWTFDGGRCVEDEERAIGALEELRALVNGSSVGLGFPACPEGSHYSVVGAVHKATLEPGGALRLEDEVLAAGAWCADGVAGERGARVLACSRAARAARPAQAARHVLYGAGLAVGAAFLAATLAAGFALPAAHHALHWRCQTHYVAALMLGDVLLAATQLASDQVPPTLCRALAVCMHFLFLSAFFWLNTMCFNIWWTFRDFRPTSLERGQEAWRLRVYMLYAWGGPLVVAGAAALLDSLPPDGSGANFLRPRFAVQRCWFYGDMEILVYFFGPVGVLLFVNLALFVSTTRQLTCGLWRRDEVKSTSERAALGRVCAKLVVVMGVTWGADVVSWAAGGPDYVWYATDLLNALQGVFIFLVVGCQPHAWAALRRLAGGLCCGRGRAGPGAATRATHSSTHLPSCGESLTHTTAAPPAPAAPAAPAASNGTNNKIPMETVC; this is encoded by the exons TGATCGTGTTATGTTTGTGGTGGACGGCGTCCGGCGGGGTCCGGCAGCCGCCGCTGACCGTGCCGCTGTGTTGCCCGGCCGAGCACGCGCTGGCTGCGGCGGCCTTGCAGACCCAGATCTTAGGCTCGGCGGATGCGGCCCGTGCTTGCACCCCCGTAGATGCACCGGTTACGTGGACACCACGGGTGTTCGCCCCGGCTAGGGGCGCCCTGCTGCCGCGCTTGCCGGCCAACTGGAAACTCGGCGGCGGCATGTTGCCCGAGTGCGGGCCACTGCGCGTGCTGCACGAGCACGCGGCACCGTACGCTCTCTTGGCTAACAACGGCTCGCTGTGGGTGCGCGACGCGGCCTTGCTGCTGCCACCGGCGCGGTACTGTGCGGACGCGGCCGCCGCGCTCGTCTGCCTGGAAGACGCGCCGCAGCCGCCCTCCAAGTGTTGCCAGCAAGGCTGGACGTTCGACGGCGGTCGCTGCGTGGAAGACGAGGAGCGTGCGATCGGGGCACTGGAGGAGCTGCGCGCGCTCGTCAACGGCAGCTCGGTAGGGCTCGGGTTCCCGGCGTGTCCCGAAGGTTCCCACTATTCAGTGGTGGGCGCGGTGCACAAGGCGACCCTGGAGCCGGGCGGCGCGCTGCGGCTGGAGGACGAGGTGCTGGCGGCGGGCGCGTGGTGCGCGGACGGCGTGGCGGGCGAGCGCGGCGCGCGCGTGCTGGCGTGctcgcgggcggcgcgcgcggcgcggCCGGCGCAGGCGGCGCGGCACGTGCTGTACGGCGCGGGGCTGGCGGTGGGCGCGGCGTTCCTGGCGGCGACGCTGGCGGCGGGGTTCGCGCTGCCGGCGGCGCACCACGCGCTGCACTGGCGCTGTCAGACGCACTACGTGGCCGCGCTGATGCTGGGCGACGTGCTGCTGGCCGCTACTCAGCTCGCCTCCGATCAAGTGCCGCCCACGCTCTGCCGTGCTCTTG CGGTGTGCATGCACTTCTTGTTCCTGTCCGCCTTCTTCTGGCTCAACACCATGTGCTTCAACATCTGGTGGACCTTCCG TGACTTCCGTCCGACGAGCCTGGAGCGAGGTCAGGAGGCGTGGCGCCTGCGCGTGTACATGCTGTACGCGTGGGGCGGCCCGCTGGTGGTGGCGGGCGCGGCCGCGCTGCTGGACTCGCTGCCGCCCGACGGCTCCGGCGCCAACTTCCTGCGCCCGCGCTTCGCCGTGCAGAGATGCTG GTTCTACGGTGACATGGAAATTCTGGTGTACTTCTTTGGGCCGGTGGGCGTGCTGCTGTTCGTGAACCTGGCGCTGTTCGTGTCCACCACGCGGCAGCTCACGTGCGGGCTCTGGCGGCGCGACGAGGTCAAGTCCACTTCCGAAAG GGCTGCTTTGGGTCGCGTATGTGCCAAGCTGGTGGTAGTGATGGGAGTGACATGGGGCGCGGACGTGGTGTCGTGGGCGGCGGGCGGGCCGGACTACGTGTGGTACGCCACGGACCTGCTGAACGCCTTGCAGGGCGTGTTCATATTCCTGGTGGTGGGCTGCCAGCCGCACGCGTGGGCGGCGCTGCGGCGGCTGGCGGGCGGCCTGTGCTGCGGGCGCGGCCGCGCGGGGCCCGGCGCCGCCACCCGCGCCACGCACTCCTCCACGCACCTGCCCTCCTGCGGGGAGTCGCTCACGCACACCACCGCCGCGCcccccgcgcccgccgcgcccgccgcgcccgccgcctcCAACGGAACTAACAACAAGATCCCGATGGAAACCGTGTGTTGA